The nucleotide sequence CCGTAAACCGTTCAAGATTGCGCAAAATTTCCAGATTGTGCTCCGAGAGCTTGCCGAAACCGATGCCGGGATCAAGGACCACATGGTCCTCAGGCAGCCCGGCCCGAGTCAGGCGCGTGAGCCCCTGTTCGAAATAGGCCAGGATTTCGCCGATTACATCGTCGTAACGGGGGTCGCGCTGCATGACGTCAGGCCGGCCTTTGGTATGCATGAGCACGTAGCCGGGCTGGCGCTGCGCAACGACCTCAAGCAGCGCCGGATCGAAAGCCAGCCCCGACACGTCGTTGACCGCGCAGGCTCCGGCGGCCAGGGCGGCGGTGGCGCAGCCGGCCCGGTAGGTGTCCACGGCAATGGGCATGTCCGGCAGTCGGCGGGCAAGCTCGGCGATGACCGGCACGACCCGGTCGATTTCTTCGGCGTCGGTGACAGGCGCGGCCCCGGGGCGGGTGGACTCGCCGCCGATGTCGAGCATGTCGGCCCCTTCCCCGGCCAGACGCAGGCCATGGGATACGGCGGCCGCCACGTCGCCGTGGCGGCCGCCGTCGTAGAAGGAGTCGGGCGTGGCGTTGACGATGCCA is from Solidesulfovibrio magneticus RS-1 and encodes:
- the folP gene encoding dihydropteroate synthase, producing MEQDMASIWRLGGGRTLDCSGDRVIGIVNATPDSFYDGGRHGDVAAAVSHGLRLAGEGADMLDIGGESTRPGAAPVTDAEEIDRVVPVIAELARRLPDMPIAVDTYRAGCATAALAAGACAVNDVSGLAFDPALLEVVAQRQPGYVLMHTKGRPDVMQRDPRYDDVIGEILAYFEQGLTRLTRAGLPEDHVVLDPGIGFGKLSEHNLEILRNLERFTVFGRPVYLGLSNKSFFGALLGLPVGERTVATAVASALCAGRGARLHRVHDVAAVKQALGLAAALAG